The nucleotide window AATCAATCAATGTTGTTTCACGTTTGACCGCCAGTGGCGTGACAATGTATTATGGTGCAGGCAAATATTATAAGGTCAGGGCATATGATGACCACGGCAATGTTGCAAAAGGAGTTAAGGTAACAATCAAGTTCAACGGCAAAACATATTACAGAGATACTGATTCCAATGGCTATGCTTCTTTAAAGATATCTGCCAAAGCAAAATCATATACAATAACATCTACTTACAAGTCATTTAAGGTTTCAAACAAGATTGTCATAAAGCCGACACTCATAACCAAAAACATGGCGGTTAAAAAATCCAAGACATTCAAGTTCAACGTTAAGCTTTTAAATTCCAAAGGAAAAGTCTTGAAAAGTAAAAAAATCACAGTTAAATTCAAGGGAAAGATCTATAAAACTAAAACAAATAAGAAAGGAATAGCTACCTTTAAAATAAAGGTCAATTCAGTAAAAGGAAAATTCACAATAACTACAAGCTATGGTAGTTTAAAAAATACAAATAAAATAACAGTTAAATAAGGTTATTGAAACCTTATTTATTAACTTTAATAAGATTGCGTGCTGCTTTTAAATCGGTGTTGTAGATATGGCCTGATGTTGAGTGGTAATGTACTCCACCGAAGTTTAATTTTTCACCGACTATTTCTTTGTTAACTTCCTCTTTCATTTTCAAGCCTAGATATGCGATGAAATACATGTTGGAGTAGAATGCGCCGAAAATATCATTGCTTCTGAAAATGCAGTGTATGGTCAGCTCGTTGTCACGCACGATGCATTGCAGGAACTGAAGGCACGGGATATCCTCTCTTTCAGCATCAAGTTCCGGGTCGATTGTAACTGCCACTGCCCTGTTTGATCCGGTTGCAGTTAATATTCTCTGTTTCATTGTGTTGAACTGGTCAATGTCGAAATGTGCATAAATACGATTTGGATAGGTGTATACAAATCCCTGATCATCCGGATTTTCAGCTGATTTTACATATTCATATAGTGCATCGCTTTTCATCGGACATCCTTCTACATCGAATTTTCCGTTCTTTATGTCGGATAATAACATTTCAGTAGTGTAATGCTGGTATTTTGCCCTGAACTTTAGATTGAATGGGTCGTCAATTATATAGAAGTTTCCGAGACTTTCAATCAGGTGATGATTTGAGTCCTTATAAGTTTCTTTTCCTTGCTTTAATATTTTATCGACAAATTCGAGGTAACATTCATTAATAGTTAACATAAAATAGCTCCTTTTATTGGTTAAATTTTTATAAAATATAATATTAAATAATTTCTATTTGAAGAAAATAATATTTTTCAATGCTTTCATCTACATCAACAAAATTTAAAATATAT belongs to uncultured Methanobrevibacter sp. and includes:
- a CDS encoding thymidylate synthase, yielding MLTINECYLEFVDKILKQGKETYKDSNHHLIESLGNFYIIDDPFNLKFRAKYQHYTTEMLLSDIKNGKFDVEGCPMKSDALYEYVKSAENPDDQGFVYTYPNRIYAHFDIDQFNTMKQRILTATGSNRAVAVTIDPELDAEREDIPCLQFLQCIVRDNELTIHCIFRSNDIFGAFYSNMYFIAYLGLKMKEEVNKEIVGEKLNFGGVHYHSTSGHIYNTDLKAARNLIKVNK